The following DNA comes from Capsicum annuum cultivar UCD-10X-F1 chromosome 7, UCD10Xv1.1, whole genome shotgun sequence.
tcactctcgctattctctctactcttcttttttattctttattattttataacaattctttttttaaacgaagggagtactTTTTATTCTTATACCATGTCTTTTTTGTAAACTATTTTTTTATCGTAAACTAAAAAACCTATAAAAAATACTTATCTCATCTCTGAAAAGTATCACCAAATGTCCAGGTCACTCCCATATAATCATACTACAATCTAACAATACCTTTTCTCATCCATAAACTATATATCTTGATAAGATGATAAGACACGTGGCACGAATCCCACTCATCTCCATCTCCATGCATCACACAAAAACTACAACACTCTCTCTTACCCAAAAATTTCTCCTTTCTCTCCaaatataccaaaaaaaaaaaaaaacaaatggctTCTTCTCCAACCCTAATCACCCCATGCACCTCAACCCCCAAACCCCTCCTCCCCCCTACCCGATCAAAGCtcaccaccaccactactaccACCGCCGCCGCCGCCGCCACCACACGCCGCCGTGAACTCCTCTCCCTGGCCACCGGATTCCTCCTCACTCCGGCACTCCTCCTTCCCTCCACGCCAGCATTCGCCGCCACGGACGACGAATACGTAAAGGAAACATCGGATGTGATTCAAAAGGTAAGATCAACTCTCAACATGGATAAAACCGATCCAAAAATAGCGGATTCAGTAGCTGAGTTAAGAGAAACTTCGAATTACTGGGTAGCAAAATACAGAAGAGAGAAAGCTTTATTGGGCCGGGCTTCATTCAGGGATATATACTCGGCCCTTAATGCTGTTTCGGGCCATTATGTTAGTTTCGGGCCTACTACGCCAATTCCAGCTAAGAGAAAGCAGAGGATTTTGGAAGAAATGGATACTGCTGAGAAGGCTCTACAGAGAGGAAGATAAAACTTTTGTGTACATGTTTGCTAAtattttttggtatgatgatttaaagtttctatatttatttttctgactACGAAAATGAAATTATAATGATGAGGGAGTTGGATTTCAAGTCTTATTAGTATTTTCTTTATGTTAATGATAAAACCTCATGTCGTTACATAGTAATCGCTCCGTCGGATTTTAGTGGAACACATTTTATTTTACAcaattaagaaatcataaattgaataacgaattttactattttaccttttatccatattaatgaTATACATTGAATAAAAAATGGACAATAAAATTGTAATTATTCACATTTAATGTATACTATTATTAGTTACAgtggtaaaatagaaaaaaataattaattctattCCGATTTAGTATATGATCATCTAatataaaacatttatttttagtaagataatcaattaaaatgaaacGAGACCGAAGAATAATGAAACAATAATGAAAATAGTTGTAGAATGCAAGTTAAGTTGTTAGTAATTAGTATTAAACTAAGTAAGAAGTTCAAGTTTAGGAAATATTCTTAGTTTGTGCTCGATAGAATACAAGTTAGGCTTTATGCTTATATATTCTAGCTTGCATTGTGTTTGGTACGTCTTTTGAACTAGTGTTTATTTGATCACTTTTTAGTTATGTAATTGAGAAACAGACATAGTAGAATTTCAaatttgttataaaataaaataacggaagaaactaaaaaaacaaaTTGTGAGacttttttattatgtattgttcTGCGTACAAAGTGAAAGTAACCACATGCCTTATATAGTCAATTCTGCCTACACTATAATCAATTAGAATTGATTATTTTTGCACAATGTTGAAAAAGGTGAAAGACGTCCACACTGTTGAAAAAGGTGGAAGACACCCACACTAATCTAATTTTTTAACACTCCCCCTTAAATGtctaacccaaaataaaaagaaactctaatattatactcccttcgtttaaaaaagaatgacctactttgacttagcacaaagttttaaaaaataaagaaaacttttgaatcttgtggccttaaattaaagttgtatcaaatataccaaaatgctctttaatcttgtggtcctaaacataccatgtaaaaagttgaaattaaagtattgtaaaaaaaaaaagaaatgtgtcattcttttttaaacggattaaaaaggaaagtaggtcattcttttttaaacggagggagtacatttTTTtaactgcctcattaaaaaccttatcaagGAAAACTCAATGGGACAAAatcttgattaaaaaaaaagagtgcaGTGTGTATTTACTCCTCCTGATTAAAACATCACTTAACATCTCGGAGATGTCGCATCTCAATATTGTATATTATCTTCTC
Coding sequences within:
- the LOC107855007 gene encoding photosystem II repair protein PSB27-H1, chloroplastic; translation: MASSPTLITPCTSTPKPLLPPTRSKLTTTTTTTAAAAATTRRRELLSLATGFLLTPALLLPSTPAFAATDDEYVKETSDVIQKVRSTLNMDKTDPKIADSVAELRETSNYWVAKYRREKALLGRASFRDIYSALNAVSGHYVSFGPTTPIPAKRKQRILEEMDTAEKALQRGR